GGGCTAGTCGAAGAAGAGATGTGGAATATATCATATCGGTTGCATATTTGAATGGCgatccataattttttattttttttaagacataaaattttaacacaTAATGCATTCATTACATGCTGATTACATATATAAATGACGCACGGTTCTCCGATTCATGTAGAGCAACAGGACGGAGGGTGAAATAGgaaagtatattatatagttcCTGTAAGgggtttttttcccctttagtGAGCGAGTGAGATCAactaagagaataaaaaaataaggttCGGCCCAGAACAAATAGCTCCTTGGCCCGGCCTGCAGGTAGACTCTCTTGGACGCAATCCCAACATGGGAGTAGACTTTAGGGGGGATGAGACTCACCATCTTAGAAATCTCTCGAATAGTATCTAGCCCTTGAATACCTGCCCACGTGAACAAGCGGAAGCAAGGAGGACCATCAATCCTCTGACAAAGTGACATCGATGGACTACCAAAGACACCAACAACATAAGGCAAATCGGAAAATCACGTCGTATTAATGGCATCACTATCTGAGCAACACATCACATTAATAACGTTGTCGCATGGGCATGCCGCGTTATAGAACTCTaacaaaaagaacaataaaaaggACATGAGCTCCACCGGAGCAAGCATGATCTATCCCCTCCAAACTTCCAGTATAAATAGCGATCTCTAGGTACGAGAAAAGGcctagactctctcattatttgcAATCTACcaaaatgttttattgacttTGACATCGGAGACTCTCCGGCTGAAGGCCGCCCTctcccaactttttttttcttcatttttgcaTGTCCAATTTTAAAGGCTTGAATTGTTGGAACTTAATGTAAAGAAGTATGAAACACGACGTCAATAGTTCAGATTCATGGAACTTAGAAAATAATATCTAGTTCCATATGAGGTAAAGAGCTGCATGTCGAGGGTTAAGTAATCACATTTATTGGtctttcttttgcattttttggtCAATCGAATCTGTGTCAGCTTGTTCAAGGTTGATCAATCCTTAAACTGGTCCCAGTcttctttttatgaaaataaaactcatcttcaggcaAAACGTAATGCTTCTGGCTTGCTAACATTTCTGCCGCTGTATCATATACTTTAGCTCTCTGCCGAAGTTTTAACGGCATCTATTTCGTGGAAAATCTTGTACAAACTTTGTTTACATATTGaacaataatttcatatatcttAAATATTGTCATTCTTGCTCATATATATTGAAGTGAAATActcaaaatgattttatgtatcAACTATAACGGTCATTATAATATCaattagaataattctattcGTAAGTCTCACATAtcacattttttgttatttttttaattttgttcgcTTATCAAATATATGGTATATACATGATGAggagaataatttaattattttaagaagaataaaaccaacaaaaaaaattaaaaaaataaaagaaatcgtAGTGTGGTATGAGTGGCTTATGAATGACAATACTCAattaattataatcaatttgagggtttattttatgaattttttatgattagGATATTTATTTTAGAGATTTTGCGGAGCGAATAATGCTTTATTTGGtacataaattcatctcaacttattattataatttttttaaatatcaaaataataataatattataaaataatattttaataatattttatcatctcaattcaaatcaatttaatatttaaatacagtCTAGTCAATTtacctttaaaatatatatatatatatatatatatattttttaaggtgAAAttgacatttattttatataaaattttcagcTTTTTAAGCTGCCAACGTAGTAAAGTGATTTCTTGTTCGAAACAAGGCCGAGGCTGCCTGCAAAAACGATCGCCTCGCACTGAAATCTTAGCCAAACGAGTCGCGAGTGTCGAAACACGACAAGGCCATCAATTTCAGTCCTCACTGAAAAAAAGCATGTTGACCATTATCTTTAAcgtttctattttatttagatctcgtttgtttgtatcaatgaataaaagttaaaataaagtattattaaaatataatttttattttaaaattaaaaaaataaattatttattatattttataaaaaaattataaaaattatataatataaaataaaataatttaattttatgtaaccaaatcaattttattttttcctctatgCAAATTGCAGAGTAACCCACAATcttcttttccaaaaatacTTTGTCCTCATTCTTTGTGGGAAGAGGACAACATTTCAAGCTTCAACTAAAATGGTATAATTTATGACTGCAATTTGATGACTGTTATACTAAACAATCACATTTATTCGGCTTCAATCTTCGATTACAACAAAAGGGATGCTTCTCCAAGATTTTCGAGACATGAGGCTTAACTCacatgataaatattatttatcttaaatttcaattattttattatcaattatacTGATTTATGAGAacagttattctattctcaatcTAATATGTAGAACGCACAAGTTAACGTTGTGTTTTGTACACATTTGGATTGGGTTCCAACTTTGGGTATTGGGTCTTTCACCAACACATTTAAGAAAACAGAGAGATTGGGGCACCTTGGTGGAGGCCGATGAGTCTCCTATGCTTAAGTCAATATATCTCCTTAATAGTTTGTGCGTGAATTTAGAAGAATCAAAGAGAGTTCTTTATACCTGAGGTCAATTTATTTAACAAGTTTATAGATGGTGACAGCTCATACCTAGCATCGAGGAGTCCATGTCACTTCAACTGTTCACTTAGTCATAATCCTTTAATTATGAATGGCTTATAGGACGGCGTAATTAATGCGGCGTAGAGTCTAGGgagtggtgtcattaatgcgaTGTGACTCCCTGACTTATTTTACTCTGCAGACGTTCCTTGTTAAGCCCCTCTATACCTACTATCAGGAGATCGAGAGTTTTCCACATCTCTCGCCCACCTGTCTGCATAGGTTATTGAGGGTTGAAGGTTGGGTGTTATCGGGGGGTGTCATGGCGGCGAGTCTCATCTATTCTTATCGTCTGCTTTTCCCATCTATGGGTTGCTTCATGGGTGATTTTTTGCTCATGGATCGAGTGCTCTATAGAGGTCCATTAACTTTAGAAGAGGGTAGTTATGCTTGATTGAACTCTCTGAATCAAAGAGATCCCTCGTGGACTTGCTACATGCAAATAGGAAGGGAAAACACCCTTACAACACCAttgttttcttaaataaatgATGTCACGTAAGTAATATGTGGTACATAGGCCTTAGCATGctagtaatgaaattattttatagattaatCACTAAAATtgcaaattatttaaaaagataatgcaTAAACTAATGTAATTAAagataatgaaatttaataCCAACAATAATATATCCATGTCAAAAAGAGCTGCTATTTTATTGTTGTTGGTGCATATCTCTCCCACCGTATCGTGGTTCAAGAGGTCCCATTTGCCTAACGATTGACCTGTTAATAAGTCTCCCACCCACGGAAATTAGAAAAAGACTGGCTAACCTCCAACCTTCCAATCCTTATCAACCAGTAAATCAACCGGTCAAAGTAGAATAAACATTACATCAATAtaccattcaaattcaaaacattacatcctaaattattatttttttaatccttttcaTCACactaaatttattatatattattcataGCATCTTTAgcttaagaaaaattatatcttgTGATGAGTTTTATGTTCGCGACCTTTATACTGAAAGTGGTACGTCAATTTTAACGacgttcaaaaaaaaaatcttgatgcTTCCGAggctaaaatataataaatttttaataacaagtttaaatttaaaatgtaaggactaattttattaaaacataaatcacaaaaaatatcttaattcttttattccattattaatgtataaaataaataataaaatctatttttttattagtttagccTTTTGGAATAAGTAATGGTTTCACATAGTATTAGAGTATAAGGTCTAAATTCGAACACTAATTTTAcactttatctcatttaattaaatatttcacatattGCACCTAATTATTAAGGAGGAGTTTGATCAACTCCTGTTAAGATATTCGTTTACATTAAAAACTTactttatctcatcattacaatttttctaaattctcacacaaaatataataaaaaattcaacttttcaaatctcaaaataacttttttaaatttttatacaaaatataataaataattatatttttattctattatctacgaactatttcaactcatcttaactcatttctaaatctaaatcactcttaaaataaataataaaatataattctttcCATCCGTTTCAACTTTAAAGATAAGTGATTTCACCCTCCATTAACAAATATTTCCGCACGCAGGGAAAACAAAATGGTCGAATTAGATATGATTTCGCATATTAGTGGTGTCCCACGTGATTATTCTTTAAAAtctgccctttttttttttttgttttggttttcttttactttctcgTACAAAATGCGTGATAGAATCTCGTGCGGTGTAATATAAAGGGCAAGATGACATCCACTTATAGAGTAATATGGCCCGCTTAGAAAAGAAAGAGTTGTGGCCCACGCAACTTGCTTGACTGGAATAGTATCTTTGAGAATCTTTTACTTCCTCAACGTTCCTTTATATTACAATCATCAAGGGTCATGTGCAGCATTTTatatgtttagatagtgaatttAAATGggataaattaatattaaaattaaaatttaaataaaatatcatttattaatattattatttttttaaaatttaaaaaagttaaattatttattatattttatgtaaaaatttataaaaattataatgataaaatgagataggtTGAGAACCCCTCTCAATTAAAATCGAGCCGTAatcaataattatgaaaaaatattagattcaaaaaattagaaaaacaataaacttaactctatacaaaataaaaggaagctttgtaaattaaaattttatttttaataaaataacataatcacatgaattgattgtaaaataagTTGTAAGGGAGTTGAACgtgtattattaaatttttcaaaaatatttaaggaacctttttacccaaaatcttataaaaatattttattcatgaaTTATTCTTCTTATAATCGAAAGGGTTCTCTTTCACCcaaaaattctatacatttcTCCACAATTAATATAAGAATATTTATGTGTGATTTGTTCTTAATTTGAGATATACTCTTAATCCTTTAACCCACGTACAAGAGTAACCATATCCTTGTACCTATAGTAACTATATTCTTCTACCTATATGTCATGatctttgaaattattttgataaataattggaaaaaatattattattcattataaGTTCTGTTTTCtcctaaaaaaattcatctccACTAGTGATGATATCACCGACTTGtctcctctttttttatttctacaaTGATAAGACGTCTTCAGTATTTATAATCCATTACCTTACTGTTTAATTTGTTACTACAAATAGGGAACATACAAGATCATGATCTACAAATCTTCCGGCAAGTAtttgacatattttttaaatagataaacttttataaaaaaaatagatatcaCCTTagaaatttatagaaaaaactattaatttttagtgagatctatttttttattaaaaaaaattatcacaaaaattatctatttaaattttgtaaaataatatttaaaaagtttgattGAAGGGGATAAgatgtaatattttaatttatgttcttGGACTTGGTCAACAAGACTACAAAATCAAAAgagtgggggagagagagagagagagagagagattgactGCGAAACTCTTTCTGGCCTTTAGCAGCTTTTTCTCTAATTTGGCTTCCAAAGAAGGGGAAAACAGGGACAAGGACGCTGTAGCTAGTGccaccacccccacccccaGTTGGAATTTTGGGATAGCGTTTCGCATCGGACAGTAAATGCAATTTGACCAGATCCTAACGAGTCCAAGCGCAACGTAATTATTGCAGTGTTGTTTGGAAGTAGCTAACAAcattaattacataattaaaatgTCTTAAACTTGCAACGGATCTGGGTAGGTAGATTTTGTTGCCTCCTAGTCAAGCAAAGCATCTTGGATGGATTGGTAGGCTTGTTTAAATTATCTGGTTTCTCAGTCACTAACTGTTTGACATAATGCGCATATGAACACTAACTGTGAATGGAATTAGTATTTCCATTTGTATTGTGGCCACAAGATCCGTTGAATCTGCGTGCACACAAAACACAAAGGCATGCATATGATTCAAATATGATAGTGGGTCCGatataaaaagagaagagatactcaatgcttaaaagaaaaaattctgtTCTGAGCTTTGACCAACGAGACAGAAAAGACTCGCTCGTTTAATCTTGAAACTTCGGCCCTCGAGCCTCTACTCAAACTATTCATACAGTTGACGCAACCGAACTGATGGCATTCTaacaagaataatgatagaattattatcttactattatttatttattattttttttatattttatttaataattaagtaagtgagttttaataaagttatatttttttaatgattaaagatgttaaaaaatatttaaaaaaaaaaacttgaaatacactTAAGTAGTAGATGAGTAGTAATAGAATGATAAGCCTATTACTACCCTTCCAATAAATTAAGAGATGTATAGAGATAGTATGCTAGTATATAAGACACGTATTCCTCTTATTCTGTCAAGAGACATATGTCCTATATCAAGCAAATTTAGTTCAAATAAAACCCAGAATCAAGCTAAAATCCGAGATCCATCCCTAAAGTGAGCCAATAATAAAGCATATTTGAATCGAGCAATTATTGAAGATGGTAAGGTCTCGTAGAAGAGAGTGGAGACACAATAAGATTCGGGAACAAGATAGAATTACAGAGCAGCCATACGGAGAGAAAAATGCGTGCCTTCTTTTACGGGTCATGTCCCTTCTCTTCTTTTAAGCCTCAAAGCACAAtgaatgtgagagagagagagaggcagagggagacatattctttctttttacatCTTTTTATATCGGTCTCTCCTTCTCTGAAGACATGCAGATAAAGTCTCGGACCATATCTCCTTTAACCCcaatataaatttttcaacaGGGTCCTCTCTGTCCTACTCGCAGATTGCCATAAGAAGAAGATTATCCCCCACCACATACGCACAAATCGCACGCAAACACAGAGAGGCATAAGCTGCTACACAGTGATTCATACATATTTTTGATCTTAgatagacagagagagagagagagagagagagagagaagggtgtcTCTGTGTAGTGGTATGATGGATAAAAGCTGTCAATCCTCTGCAGACTCTACCGCCACTACCACTACTGTTTCTGCTGTTACAACTACTAGCAGCAGCAATACCGCTACCAGTATTAATGCCAACAGAGACCAATACCTCAGACACCTCAACAAGCTCTCCCACAAGATCTCTAAGCCAATCATCAAAAAAACCCCTTTTGATCCCCCCAATCAAACGCAAAATCTTAATCATAATCACCCACCACCGCAACCACAACCGCAACCAGCATCTCAGCCGTTGGTCCAGCAGCAGGCgcagcaacagcagcagcaacatCAGCCTCCGGTGTACAATATCAACAAAAACGACTTCAGGGACGTGGTCCAGAAGCTCACCGGCTCACCGGCCCATGAGCGTTTCTCGACGCCGCCACCTATTCACCCACCTAAGACTCCCAGCTCCCGACTCCAGCGTATTCGCCCTCCACCCCTGGCACACGTTTACAATCGCCCCCCTCCCCTACTAAACAGCGCCGTCCATCCTCCACAACAAGCCTCTATAAACCCTAATATTCCCATTACCGCCCCCTTTTCCAACTTCGGCCCAATCGGACGGCCTATGACGCCGTTATCGCCTTTGCCGCCGTTCCCAACCGTTCACGCGGCGGCCGAGTCGCCCGTCTCGGCCTACATGCGGTACCTCCAGAACTCAGTGTCCACCGTCGATCCGAACCCTAAACATTTTTCCGGATTCTCACCGTTAGCCCCTCTAGTCTCGCCCCGCTGGAACAATTCAACTCCGCAGCAGCCGCATCATCATCAGCTTCCACCGCCGCAGCAGGGAATATTTCCTCCGCCGACATCATCTTCTACTCAGCCACAGCCACAGTTCCCGATGCCGAACTCACCGCTTCCATTCGGGTGTTTGAATTCACCGAGGTCACCGTACCCTTTGCACTCCCCAGGCCTGCTATTTTCGCCTTCTTCCGGTCAATTAGGGTTCCCGCAGCTCCCGCTTTCTCCCACAGTGCCGATGCACAGCCCTAGATGGAGAGCTCTCTGAGTTTCTTCTTCAGGTAATCCTTTTTCTGAAGACGATGTCGTATCAGGCTTAGTGTTTTGGTTTTTATGGCTTTGTAAATGATTGGGGGGGTTAGGGTTATTCAATCACTGGTGGTTGGATTGGAAACATTATCCACCACTGGTTAATTTTAGAGTTTCTTGTGTAAATTTCATAAGAAAGAcatgtgaaaaaggaaaaccctagatttgttttttggtttttgttggaTATTTGGGTGGGAAACTTAGAGAGAAGTTATAGAATTATGGTTGAACGTTGTTCTTATCAGTTAATTGTTTACTTGTGAAAATGTCTATGCACCTCATTTTTTTCCGTCTTTGCCGATTCAGTTTTACGTATGTCCAGATCATTATTTTAATATGCtgattattattgttattagtATAGCAATTTGGCTAACTTTTGCCACATCACGCATACTTCAAATATGTATGAGATTTCTATGGTATCAAGATTTGCTTCCGGAGTTGGGTGCCAATCTAAATTTAGCTACTTGTTTCAGCTCCTTGTATTGCCATATATGACTTCTCATGTCTTGTTGTTTTTTAACTTTGTGGTTGAATCCTAATAGATgcaatttgatttttgttgtttgaGGCCCGAGGGATGCACTTTTTCATGACATAACACGGCGCACTAGAGATTGCCATACTAGGATATAGTGATATGATGATTTTGCCTTTTGACTTGGATGCTTACACGACTGTGGGGAGTTATAGTTATATGATGGAGTTACCAACAATTTTGAAAGGTCCAGAAATCCATGATATGACTGGACTGAGGCTTAACTTTATTAATGATAGATATAAGCTTCTTGGATCTTCTTTCACAATAAGGCATTTACTAATGTTGATAGATTTATATGTGTACTGACtactgatttatttattatgtttcttACGAGTTATGAAACTATCTAACACTATGTCTCAAGTTCAATAGTCTGTCATTTATGCGGAATATGCACTTTCCTCCTGGGGCTTTTTACATCCTCAAAATATTCGACACCCTGTTGAGGCCTATGTTCCCCCACCCGCTTGTGTTAAGAGGCTTGTATGTCTGGTTGGAGTGGAACAATGTCCGGGCTTGATGATCAGGTTTATTGTAACTGTTGCTCAGATTTGGTTATTCTTCAAATTGGGTGAGAGCTAGACATTAATCTAAGTAGCAATAATGTAATTGATGCTCAGATTTGGTTATTCTTAAAGTTGGGTTAGAGCTAGACATTAATCTAACTAGCAATAATGTTAGCGATTGTCTGGGAGAGAAACCATATGCTTTTTGAAAGTTCTCTGTTTCCGGCTAGTTGTGATGCAAGTATGTTTGTGGATATATACTACATTCTGGAAACTTTTAACATACTACAAACATTCGTCCCTTCTAG
This genomic interval from Juglans microcarpa x Juglans regia isolate MS1-56 chromosome 4D, Jm3101_v1.0, whole genome shotgun sequence contains the following:
- the LOC121259474 gene encoding VQ motif-containing protein 9 gives rise to the protein MMDKSCQSSADSTATTTTVSAVTTTSSSNTATSINANRDQYLRHLNKLSHKISKPIIKKTPFDPPNQTQNLNHNHPPPQPQPQPASQPLVQQQAQQQQQQHQPPVYNINKNDFRDVVQKLTGSPAHERFSTPPPIHPPKTPSSRLQRIRPPPLAHVYNRPPPLLNSAVHPPQQASINPNIPITAPFSNFGPIGRPMTPLSPLPPFPTVHAAAESPVSAYMRYLQNSVSTVDPNPKHFSGFSPLAPLVSPRWNNSTPQQPHHHQLPPPQQGIFPPPTSSSTQPQPQFPMPNSPLPFGCLNSPRSPYPLHSPGLLFSPSSGQLGFPQLPLSPTVPMHSPRWRAL